The genomic DNA GATGAAACTGGCGGAGCAACTGATCGAAACCACCCCCGATCACTCGCTGACGCTGTTCGATCGCGGCTTTTATTCCTTGGGGTTGCTGCATCAATGGCAGCAAGCAGGCATCGAGCGACATTGGTTGATGCCGCTGAAAAAAGGCTCGCAGTACGAAGTGCTTCAGCGTTTGGGGCGCCACGATGCTGTGGTCTCGTTGAGTACTTCGCCGCAGGCCCGCAAGCAATGGCCTGGATTGCCGGAGCGCCTGACTGCGCGGCTTCTGAGCAAAACCGTCAAGGGCAAGGTTTGTCAGATACTGACGTCGATGGCCGACTCATTACGCTTCCCGTCCGACGAAATCGTCGATCTCTACAGCCAGCGATGGGAGATCGAGTTAGGGTTTAGAGAAATGAAGCAGACCCTGCTGAACAGCAGCTATACGCTGCGCAGCAAGACGCCCGAAATGATTGAGCAGGAACTGTGGGGCGTGTTGTTGGGCTACAACCTGTTGCGTTATCAGATGGTGGAGATGAGCCGCCATTGTCCAGGCATCCATCCATGCGAACTGAGCTTCACCGCGTGCACTTGGGCGATCTTGGGGTTTATCAACGGCGTTTCTGCGGATCGTTCGGGGAACATCCCCAAATATCTCGCAGAGTTGCATGCCTCAGCCCCGCATTATGTCCTGCCACATCGACGCGAGGAGCGCATTTATCCTCGGGCAATCAGGCTCAAATCGCCGAAGTATCCGATCAAAAACAAAAATGCCAGTCAGCTTAACTGACTGGCATTACACCCAGCGGTGTCCCTTTTTATGTGCGCTAAACATCCGTTACTTCGCCTTCCAATGCCCACCGCCACTTTCACAATCAATCTTCGCCTGCCCCAGATTCTCCGCGCCGTAGTAATACGTGGTCACCTGCGCGCCCTCCGGAATATTCAACGCTTTGGCGTTTTTGTCCTTGCTGGTGGAGTGCGGGTTGGCGAGGGATTCCTGGGTGAGGGTGGCAATACAAGTGGCCTTGTAGTGGTCATCGCACTGCTGGACCTTTTTCTTGACGGCGTTGACCATGTCTTTGCTTTCGTTGCTGCACGACCAGTCGATGGCATTGACGGGCATACCTTCGTATTCGTAGCAGCTATGGCCGGATACGGTAGGCACGGAGGCGCTGGAGGAGCGGGTTTCGACGTCGCAGCCTTCGGCCATGACGCAGGTGGGGATGACGCAGAACGTGGCGAGCAGAAGCAGGAATCGAATGTTCATCGGGCTTTCCTCTTCAAGGGCGCCGGTTCTGATCAATGTTTGGGCGCTTAAGGTTTCGAGATAGCGCAGAGGAGGAGGTTCCATCAGGTTTTTGATTTGCGCTGGTCGCGTAGACTGAGAAACAATCGGACACATCTAGCGCCCAAGGATTGGAATATTGCCCATGATTGAAATTGGCAGCCGCAACAACGCTCCTACGCCGCAGCACTCCACCCACGACGTCTACATTTTCAACATCGACCTGTCCCGAGCGGCCACGCCTTTCTGCTTCGAACAGTCGACGGCCGGAGGGCATGGTGGGCAGGGCGGTGCGCGCTGGTTGGCGCTGGATGAGCTGGACGCCTGGCCCGGTGAGTGGCGTGAGCATTTGAAGAAGGCTGATTGTGCCTGGGTCGCTGAGTTGATCGATGCGCATCCGGGGGCGGATCAGGCGACGTTGGTCGGCATGATTCTCAAGCAACACGCCGAGCCGGTCGGTCGGTTGAAAGCGATTGGCGGCTGGCTTAAACGCAACATCCATGTCGGCGGCCGGTACGGCGTTTAATCCGAGGAGATTTCCATGACTCAAACACTCGAACGCGCCATTGCCATCGCCGCCACCGCGCACGCGGGGCAGGTGGACAAGGGCGGGGCGCCGTACATTTTGCATCCGCTGAAGGTGATGCTGCGCATGACCTCGCTGGAGGAGCGCATCGTCGCGGTGCTGCACGATGTGGTCGAGGATTGCGCTATCAGCCTGGATGACCTGCGCAAGGAAGGCTTCAGCGAAGAGGTGCTGACGGCCATTGCGTCGGTGACCAAAGTGCCGGGCGAGTCCTATGAGGAATTCGTCGAGCGTGCGGCGCAGAACCCGATTGGCCGGGTGGTGAAACTGGCGGATCTGGAAGAGAACAGTGACCTGTCACGGATCGCCTCGCCAAGTTGGGAGGATCTGGAGCGGATTGAGAAGTATCGGCGCGCGATTGGACGGTTGCGCTCATAAAAATGGACACGCCCCTGTAGGAGCTGCCGAAGGCTCGGGCCGCGATCGGACGATCTTTTGATCTTGATCTTCAAAAAAGATCAAAAGATCGCAGCCTGCGGCAGCTCCTACACGGTATGTGTGTCGGATCAGTTGAATAGCCAGGAAGGCGAATATGAAATCGATTCTGTGTCTGTTGATTGCCGCCGGTTTCGGTGCGGTGTTGGAATCTCTTGGCGTACCGCATGGCTTGCTGTTGGGTTCGATCCTTGTCACGGCACTGGTCGTGACCAAGTCAGGTTTCGCACCGGCAACGCCTTATGGCTTGGGCTACATCCAGGTCACCCTGGGCATCGCCACCGGGCTGATGTTCGAGGCGTGGGACAGTGCGACGGCGTCGACGATGTTGCCGAGCCTTGGTGTGTTGCTGCTGTGTCTGACGGTGCAGATTGCCCTGGCCGGTTGGTGGCTGACGCGTGGGGCAGGGTGGAATCGAACTGATGCACTGTTGGCGGTGTATCCGGGGGCACTGGCGGCGGTGTTTGATTTGCTCGAGTCGGAGAAGGCGTCGAGCAAAGTCATCATCGTGCACCTGATGCGATTACTGCTGATTACCGTGCTGGTGAGCTTTTTGATTCCGGGGCAGGTGTCGGTGGCTGCTGTTGATAGCGATCCGTTGACCACCGGCATGGCGTTGACGGTTTTCTCGGTGATCGGCTTGAGCGTCGTGCTCGGTCGATTGCTGCTGGTGATCGGCGTGCCGGCGCCCTTCATGCTCACGGCGATCATCATCACCGCAGTCTTTGTAAAAGCAGGCTGGTTGCACGGTTTTCACATGCCCGACTGGAGCTTGAATCTGGCGGCGCTGATTCTCGGCGTGCGCATCGGCTCGCGGTTCCAGGGTTTGGGCGTCAGGGAATTGGGCCTGCATGGCCGCACGGCACTGGTCTCGGTCGGGCTGATGATTGTGGTGGCGGCGGTGTTTGCAGAGGTAGCGGCGCGGTGGTTGGGCAGCGATCCGTTGTCGCTATGGCTGGCGTACATGCCGGGGGCGATCGAGACGATTGCGATTGTCGCGTTTGCCGGCGGGCTGAATGTGGTGTTTATCCTCACTCACCACTTGGCGCGGATGGTGCTGCTGCATTTTGCGCCGGCGTTGTTGGTGCAGGTGCGGCGGGTGCGGGAGGGCTAGGGTGAGGGGCTCTTGACCCTGCGTCTTGAACTAGACTTCCTGACTACCCCGCACCACCGCCAACCCCAGGCCCCGCCGGAGGCAATCATGAATCGTCTAACGTCCATCGCGCTGATGACCGCTGCCCTCTACGCCACTCAGGCCAGCGCCGAATCCGTCGTCCCGCTTAAAGGCCAGACCTCGCAACAAACCCAGATCGACATCAACGACTGCCACTCCATCGCTTCGACTTCAACGACTTCAACGCCCCAAGCGGGTGGTCGTCTGAAGGGGGCCGCTGTCGGTGCCGCCGCCGGAGCAGCAGGTTCTGAAGTCCGCGGCCGTCAACACGACGAGGTTTATGACCGCGTCGACGATGATCGCAAACAGGATTACCGACAGAACCGTGCCCAGCAAACCGCCGCAGCCGGCGCGGTAGTCGGTGGGTCTCGACAGCGGCAAGAGCGTCGCGCGCAGAACAAGACCAACGCAGCGGCGAGCTCCAGTGCCTACACCGGGTGTCTGCAAGGGCGCGGCTATCAGGTCACGCCTTGACGCTGGGGTTTGTGCGCTTCGAGCAGGTGCATCATCAGCGCGCTGTAAAGCGTCACCAGAATGAACAGGCCCATGCGCACGGCGAAGGCTGTGTAGACGTCTTTGCCGGCGGCACTGTCCTGTACTGATTGGCCGAGCAGGATGATCATCGTCACCAGGGTGTTGAGCCAGAAGCCCGGACTGAACCGCGTCGGACTAAGGCGATAGAGTTTGCGTGCCAGCCACAGCCCGAACAGCAGCATCCACAAAAAGAACATCCACAGGTGCACGAACAGGCTCAAGCCACACCAGAGCAGCACTGCCAACACACCGGCGAGCAGGGTGGAGCCAAGCAATTCACGGCCGGCGTGATGGGTCTGGGTGGTGGAGCTTTGTTGGCCGAGGCTGACGGCTTTGAGGATGATCGGCATGTAACTGGCCGGGTCGCTCAGGGCCAGCAGAAACGTCGGCAGCACGATCAGCGTGGCGCGCAGGGCTACGCGCGGGACTTCGTCGGCAGGCATGGCCGGTGGCTTGGGCGGGACGGGGCTATCAGGCCGCTCAGGAAACAGCGCGTGGCTGACACCGACCACCGCCACCGCCAGTAACAGGCCTTTGACGAGGGCGCCGATGACCGCCACTGCCAGATCGAATTCGGCAAACCCGGCGGCGGAGATCATGGTCATGCCGATCACCAGAAACATCACGATCAGCGCGTTGCCACCGCGCAAGCCAAAGCGAAACACCAGAAACAAACCGAGGCCGATCAACAGCACGCCGCTCACCGGGTAATAACGCAGCAGCGGCACCAGCAGCAGGCCGATGCTCGTCGTCAGCGCCGCGACCAACGCCAGCACCAACGCGCCTTTCAACGGCAATGGCCGCGGCAGACTGGCCAGCAGCAACACCGCCAGCACTGGCGAGATAAACGCCAGCGGCAACGCCAGCGCATAACTGGCGGCGGTGCACAGCGCGGTGCCGAACGCCAGGCGCAA from Pseudomonas baetica includes the following:
- a CDS encoding AbrB family transcriptional regulator, with protein sequence MKSILCLLIAAGFGAVLESLGVPHGLLLGSILVTALVVTKSGFAPATPYGLGYIQVTLGIATGLMFEAWDSATASTMLPSLGVLLLCLTVQIALAGWWLTRGAGWNRTDALLAVYPGALAAVFDLLESEKASSKVIIVHLMRLLLITVLVSFLIPGQVSVAAVDSDPLTTGMALTVFSVIGLSVVLGRLLLVIGVPAPFMLTAIIITAVFVKAGWLHGFHMPDWSLNLAALILGVRIGSRFQGLGVRELGLHGRTALVSVGLMIVVAAVFAEVAARWLGSDPLSLWLAYMPGAIETIAIVAFAGGLNVVFILTHHLARMVLLHFAPALLVQVRRVREG
- a CDS encoding HD domain-containing protein, coding for MTQTLERAIAIAATAHAGQVDKGGAPYILHPLKVMLRMTSLEERIVAVLHDVVEDCAISLDDLRKEGFSEEVLTAIASVTKVPGESYEEFVERAAQNPIGRVVKLADLEENSDLSRIASPSWEDLERIEKYRRAIGRLRS
- a CDS encoding YMGG-like glycine zipper-containing protein, translating into MNRLTSIALMTAALYATQASAESVVPLKGQTSQQTQIDINDCHSIASTSTTSTPQAGGRLKGAAVGAAAGAAGSEVRGRQHDEVYDRVDDDRKQDYRQNRAQQTAAAGAVVGGSRQRQERRAQNKTNAAASSSAYTGCLQGRGYQVTP
- a CDS encoding IS4 family transposase, yielding MRLARALELTHNFVSTPNSLEGLDSLLDPSLVEQALEQAGVATLRRRRLPLEMMLWCVISMAFFRRMSAWDVVSRMNIMLPGQRPLVAPSAVVQARQRLGSEAVRQVFDLTQKSWHEAASHPTWAGLRLLGVDGVVWRTPDTPENRARYDSASNQHGDTGFPQVRMVCQMELTSHLLIGSAFDGYRSNEMKLAEQLIETTPDHSLTLFDRGFYSLGLLHQWQQAGIERHWLMPLKKGSQYEVLQRLGRHDAVVSLSTSPQARKQWPGLPERLTARLLSKTVKGKVCQILTSMADSLRFPSDEIVDLYSQRWEIELGFREMKQTLLNSSYTLRSKTPEMIEQELWGVLLGYNLLRYQMVEMSRHCPGIHPCELSFTACTWAILGFINGVSADRSGNIPKYLAELHASAPHYVLPHRREERIYPRAIRLKSPKYPIKNKNASQLN
- a CDS encoding DUF2955 domain-containing protein, whose translation is MPTERSVPAQRALRLAFGTALCTAASYALALPLAFISPVLAVLLLASLPRPLPLKGALVLALVAALTTSIGLLLVPLLRYYPVSGVLLIGLGLFLVFRFGLRGGNALIVMFLVIGMTMISAAGFAEFDLAVAVIGALVKGLLLAVAVVGVSHALFPERPDSPVPPKPPAMPADEVPRVALRATLIVLPTFLLALSDPASYMPIILKAVSLGQQSSTTQTHHAGRELLGSTLLAGVLAVLLWCGLSLFVHLWMFFLWMLLFGLWLARKLYRLSPTRFSPGFWLNTLVTMIILLGQSVQDSAAGKDVYTAFAVRMGLFILVTLYSALMMHLLEAHKPQRQGVT